A stretch of the Psychroserpens sp. Hel_I_66 genome encodes the following:
- a CDS encoding condensin complex protein MksE produces the protein MYPNKHKQIVTSLMDGRFITIDESYFDIVKENQDFYVEFFDKSFGFELKNTQEFYYLISEETNENTSRDISIFFSIFCYELDKDGKNFMDELGFSDFHIEEIIDYIKNSSWSDIVKSNKQLNDADSIKRLVGSTMVKRNIAVKHSDDNYSFTKAYKFFIDFARELLKSEPNNAKA, from the coding sequence ATGTATCCGAATAAACACAAACAAATAGTTACATCTTTAATGGATGGAAGATTTATAACCATTGACGAATCTTATTTTGATATCGTAAAGGAGAATCAAGATTTCTATGTAGAATTTTTTGATAAGTCATTTGGTTTTGAATTAAAGAACACGCAAGAGTTTTATTATCTAATTTCAGAAGAAACAAATGAAAATACTTCTCGTGATATAAGCATATTCTTCTCAATCTTTTGCTATGAACTAGACAAAGACGGAAAGAATTTTATGGATGAATTAGGGTTTTCGGACTTTCACATTGAGGAAATAATCGACTACATCAAAAACAGTTCTTGGAGTGATATTGTAAAATCAAATAAGCAGTTAAATGATGCAGATAGTATAAAAAGGTTAGTTGGTTCTACAATGGTAAAAAGGAACATAGCTGTTAAACATTCAGATGACAACTATTCATTTACAAAAGCATATAAATTTTTTATTGATTTTGCACGTGAATTGTTAAAATCAGAACCGAATAATGCCAAAGCATAA
- a CDS encoding tyrosine-type recombinase/integrase — MITLNDFITFEHDLEHDSEHDLAHKKDFSVPKIYSANGDLSKRWYVRFSFRNPDTGKLERQNNIYGNANNYTNKEDRLALLSRYRRRLLKLLKAGYNPNIDNTEFHKSQLLKTDLKNSLAEKNEKSFVPQIEYPKATSKLKPSETISKTELKEDTPDDLGMPIREALDFSLKIKEKQIGARSHKDYEYTSNALVKWLEENRPKIKSIEQINKKAALDFLNSVLLRSSSRNRNNIRLHLSSLFQTLEDNEIISSNPIKKIPALRSIPKRNKSYTTEEHKKIFDYLKGEDPILLLYIKFISYNLLRPVEVCRLRVRDVNVKDKTLQFKAKNSPLKTKLIPQIILEELPDLSKLNPDAFLFTPIKIGGEWDTADVNKSNYFSKRFKNVVKDHFNLDKDQTLYSFRHTFITILYQSLVKNSSPHAAKSELMGITGHSTMDALEKYLRDIDAVLPKDYSKHLNND; from the coding sequence ATGATTACATTAAATGACTTTATTACCTTTGAACACGATTTGGAACACGATTCAGAACACGATTTGGCACACAAAAAAGATTTTTCCGTACCTAAGATATATAGCGCCAATGGCGATCTATCTAAGAGATGGTACGTGCGTTTCTCTTTTAGGAATCCAGATACTGGCAAACTTGAAAGACAAAACAACATTTATGGCAATGCCAATAACTATACAAATAAGGAAGATAGGTTGGCATTGTTATCCCGCTACCGTAGAAGACTTTTAAAACTACTTAAGGCAGGTTACAACCCGAACATAGATAATACCGAGTTTCATAAATCTCAGTTGCTTAAAACCGATCTAAAAAATTCTTTGGCTGAAAAAAACGAAAAGTCATTTGTACCGCAAATTGAATATCCAAAAGCCACATCTAAACTCAAGCCTTCTGAAACTATCTCTAAAACCGAATTAAAAGAAGATACACCAGATGATTTAGGGATGCCAATTAGAGAAGCTCTTGATTTTAGTTTAAAAATCAAGGAAAAACAAATTGGTGCTCGATCACATAAAGATTATGAATACACCAGTAACGCTTTGGTTAAATGGCTCGAAGAAAACAGACCCAAAATCAAATCTATTGAGCAGATCAATAAAAAAGCTGCACTGGATTTTCTAAACTCCGTATTGTTGAGATCTAGTTCTAGAAACAGAAATAATATCAGACTTCACTTGAGTAGCCTTTTTCAAACACTAGAGGATAATGAGATAATTAGTTCCAATCCCATTAAAAAGATTCCTGCATTGCGAAGTATTCCCAAACGTAATAAATCCTATACCACCGAAGAACACAAAAAGATCTTTGATTATTTAAAAGGCGAAGACCCTATACTTCTACTCTATATTAAATTTATCAGTTATAATTTATTGAGACCGGTGGAAGTTTGCAGATTGAGGGTAAGGGATGTTAATGTAAAGGACAAAACACTGCAATTTAAAGCTAAGAATAGTCCGTTAAAGACTAAACTAATTCCGCAGATCATATTAGAAGAATTACCCGATTTAAGTAAATTAAATCCAGATGCTTTTCTATTCACTCCTATAAAAATTGGCGGTGAATGGGATACTGCGGATGTAAATAAGAGTAATTATTTCTCTAAGCGTTTTAAGAATGTTGTAAAGGATCATTTTAATCTAGATAAAGACCAAACCCTTTATAGTTTTAGACATACATTCATTACGATTTTATACCAATCTCTTGTCAAAAACTCATCTCCTCATGCAGCTAAAAGTGAGTTGATGGGGATTACTGGACATTCTACCATGGATGCTCTAGAAAAGTATTTGAGAGATATTGATGCTGTTTTACCAAAGGACTATTCTAAACATTTGAATAATGATTGA
- a CDS encoding START-like domain-containing protein, with amino-acid sequence MEDKVKIEMEFVIHASPQLLYQYISTPSGLSEWFADNVNSRGEFFTFIWDGSEEKAKLVSKKSGERIKFRWMSDDEEGNSYFFEIRIQVDEITKDVSIIVTDFTDEDEVEEAKMLWDNQISDLKQVLGSA; translated from the coding sequence ATGGAAGACAAAGTTAAAATTGAGATGGAATTCGTAATTCACGCCTCCCCTCAACTTTTATATCAATATATATCAACGCCATCTGGATTATCAGAATGGTTTGCAGATAACGTAAATTCTAGAGGAGAATTTTTTACCTTTATTTGGGATGGTAGCGAAGAAAAAGCAAAGTTAGTAAGCAAAAAAAGTGGAGAACGCATCAAATTTAGATGGATGAGTGACGATGAAGAAGGTAATTCGTACTTTTTTGAAATTAGGATCCAGGTAGATGAGATCACTAAGGACGTTTCTATAATAGTAACAGATTTTACAGATGAAGATGAGGTTGAAGAAGCTAAAATGCTTTGGGATAATCAAATTTCAGATTTAAAACAAGTTTTAGGTTCTGCATAG